Proteins from a single region of Trichoderma asperellum chromosome 3, complete sequence:
- a CDS encoding uncharacterized protein (SECRETED:SignalP(1-26)~TransMembrane:1 (n2-13c17/18o27-44i)) yields the protein MIFFILPSLFTALELQSGSNRPQANAASGNAVITFFFTLFFFHAKHKCKVLSSARRYGNNGNGTKHWAEMFDFFSLLFLSITQNKMILSLDEFLFFFLFYSNSFLDFYELHTGGYTHLPKGKPRFGELLKEKTLEENKIHSFF from the coding sequence atgattttttttattcttccttCCCTTTTCACGGCTCTTGAGTTACAGTCGGGGAGCAACAGACCCCAGGCAAACGCAGCATCTGGCAATGCcgttattacttttttttttactctttttttttttcacgcgAAACACAAATGCAAAGTTTTGTCTTCTGCGAGGCGTTACGGGAACAATGGAAACGGTACCAAGCATTGGGCGGAAATGTttgacttcttctctttactttttctctctatcaCTCAAAACAAAATGATTTTGAGTCTTGatgaatttctttttttttttcttttctattctaACTCCTTTTTGGACTTTTACGAATTGCATACAGGAGGATATACACATTTACCTAAGGGGAAACCGCGCTTTGGAGAGTTACTCAAGGAGAAAACTttggaagaaaacaaaatccaCTCCTTTTTTTGA